A window from Drosophila subobscura isolate 14011-0131.10 chromosome O, UCBerk_Dsub_1.0, whole genome shotgun sequence encodes these proteins:
- the LOC117898954 gene encoding LOW QUALITY PROTEIN: probable arginine--tRNA ligase, mitochondrial (The sequence of the model RefSeq protein was modified relative to this genomic sequence to represent the inferred CDS: deleted 1 base in 1 codon), with amino-acid sequence MIRIRRAISDQLPQLKNIYHALEVPLKKQQLQNARRPTLEWTVPAAISQQEQELLDSLRSHTFDATYIEKVRLVPSVGRSAAKVEFQLQPQAFVEQLLRKRQPEVMPLSPADEHVVVEYSSPNIAKPFHVGHLRSTIIGNVLANLHQHLGYRTTRLNYLGDWGTQFGLLALGVQLNQVSDKDMQRAPIETLYRSYVAANKASEENPEIAQRARDLFTALEAGTDDAMAQQWQQYRKYTIEELSGVYNRLGVHFDSYEWESQYSQQQISDVLQKLRSAGILQRELDGREIVVVDDRRIPVIKSDGSTLYLARDIAALLERHSRLQFSRILYVVDNGQADHFNALFKTTAALDKRLSLEQLQHVKFGRIHGMSTRQGKAIFLRDVLDEARDVMREKRNQSATTRANSSLDDEDVCDILGVSAVLVNVLKQRRQRDHEFSWQQALQVNGDTGIKLQYTHCRLHSLLDNFKDVELEDIVPDWQHYSQEPVDALDLLYELARFDQCVWHSKEQLEACVLVNYLFGLCNATSRALKRLPVKLESCPLKQSQRLLLFQAAKRTLQQGMQLLGLRPLDQM; translated from the exons atgattcgGATTCGTCGCGCTATTTCTGATCAG CTGCCGCAGCTGAAGAACATTTACCATGCCCTGGAAGTGCCCCTCaagaaacagcagctgcaaaatgccCGGCGGCCGACTCTGGAATGGACTGTGCCGGCTGCCATTTCacaacaggaacaggagctgCTGGACTCCCTGAGGAGTCATACCTTCGATGCGACGTACATAGAGAAAGTGCGTTTGGTGCCCAGTGTTGGACGCAGTGCCGCCAAAGTGGAgttccagctgcagccgcaggcATTTGTGGAGCAGCTTCTGCGGAAAAGGCAGCCGGAGGTTATGCCGCTCTCGCCAGCTGACGAGCATGTGGTTGTGGAGTACAGTTCCCCCAACATTGCCAAGCCCTTCCATGTGGGCCACCTGCGCTCCACGATCATTGGCAATGTGCTGGCCAATCTCCACCAGCATTTGGGTTACCGGACCACTCGCCTCAATTACCTCGGGGACTGGGGCACACAATTTGGCCTCCTGGCCTTGGGTGTTCAGCTGAACCAAGTCAGCGATAAAGATATGCAGAGAGCGCCCATTGAGACGTTATACAGATCCTATGTGGCTGCCAATAAAGCGTCTGAGGAGAACCCAGAGATTGCACAGCGAGCGAGAGACCTCTTCACAGCCCTGGAGGCAGGAACAGACGACGCCATGGcccagcaatggcagcagtaTCGAAAGTACACTATTGAGGAACTGTCGGGTGTCTACAATCGACTAGGCGTCCACTTTGACAGCTACGAATGGGAGTCGCAGTATTCCCAGCAGCAAATCAGCGATGTGCTGCAGAAGCTACGCTCTGCA GGCATTCTTCAGCGCGAGCTGGATGGCCGCGAGATTGTGGTGGTGGATGATCGACGCATTCCCGTAATCAAAAGCGATGGCTCTACGTTGTATCTGGCAAGGGATATAGCTGCGCTTCTAGAGCGTCACTCCCGTTTGCAGTTCTCCCGCATCCTCTACGTGGTGGACAATGGCCAGGCGGATCATTTCAATGCCTTATTCAAGACAACGGCTGCCTTGGACAAGCGACTGAgtctggagcagctgcagcatgtgAAATTCGGCCGCATTCATGGTATGAGCACGCGCCAGGGCAAGGCCATATTTCTGAGGGATGTCCTGGACGAGGCACGCGACGTGATGCGAGAGAAGCGCAATCAAAGTGCAA CCACCAGAGCGAATAGCTCTCTGGACGATGAAGATGTCTGTGATATCCTGGGTGTTTCGGCTGTCCTGGTGAATGTCCTCAAGCAGCGACGACAGCGCGATCATGAATtcagctggcagcaggcactCCAAGTCAATGGGGATACGGGCATTAAGCTGCAGTACACACACTGCCGCCTGCATAGCCTTTTGGATAACTTCAAAGATGTAGAACTGGAGGACATTGTACCCGATTGGCAGCATTACAGCCAGGAGCCAGTGGATGCCTTAGATTTGCTCTATGAGCTGGCGCGTTTTGATCAATGCGTATGGCACTCCAAGGAGCAATTGGAGGCGTGTGTTCTGGtcaattatttgtttggtttgtg CAATGCCACAAGTCGTGCCCTGAAACGTTTACCTGTGAAGCTGGAGAGCTGCCCACTGAAGCAATCACAGCGTTTGCTGCTCTTCCAAGCCGCCAAGCGGACGCTGCAGCAGGgaatgcagctgctgggcctcAGGCCGCTCGACCAAATGTAG